Proteins from a genomic interval of Papaver somniferum cultivar HN1 chromosome 4, ASM357369v1, whole genome shotgun sequence:
- the LOC113272187 gene encoding uncharacterized protein LOC113272187 produces the protein MGFFFLSPKETLLIYQEQTEWGLLCNKLGPVPLLVDEEYEVSILEEYTVKKGYEALLEDDVACNFVKFLWKKDIPPKEIETSDHLFMHCDYAKEVWNYFFQSCHVSSGTYMTVLELFEFWVGVAVQGRCKKVWEKIIYATMWHLWNERNSRNFGGRASEKKKLGYASVGGWGTVWHLGTSDTSVKTYDLGRIKGFVGLNKED, from the exons ATGGGGTTCTTTTTTTTAAGTCCAAAAGAAACATTACTTATCTATCAAGAACAAACAGAATGGGGTTTGTTGTGTAATAAACTGGGTCCAGTGCCTCTTCTAGTGGATGAAGAATATGAGGTTTCAATTCTTGAAGAATATACTGTGAAGAAAGGATATGAAGCTCTGTTGGAGGATGATGTAGCTTGCAATTTTGTGAAGTTTCTTTGGAAGAAGGATATTCCACCAAAG GAGATTGAGACTTCTGATCATCTTTTCATGCATTGTGATTATGCTAAGGAGGTGTGGAATTATTTCTTTCAGTCTTGTCATGTCAGTAGTGGCACTTATATGACTGTTCTGGAGTTGTTTGAGTTTTGGGTTGGTGTAGCAGTCCAAGGAAGATGTAAGAAAGTTTGGGAGAAGATTATTTATGCTACTATGTGGCATCTGTGGAATGAGAGGAACTCTAGAAATTTTGGTGGAAGAG CCTCTGAGAAGAAGAAGCTTGGGTACGCGTCTGTGGGAGGGTGGGGAACTGTCTGGCACCTTGGTACTAGTGATACATCGGTGAAGACATATGATCTTGGGAGAATCAAAGGGTTTGTTGGGCTTAATAAGGAAGATTAA